In Thermodesulfovibrionales bacterium, the sequence GCCTGCTGTCAGCAACTATGTGATCGAGTTCCCCGCGGGTCTGAATGACAGAGAGGAAAAGCTGGAGGATGCGGCCAGGAGAGAGCTCCTTGAGGAAACAGGATACGAAGCCGGCGAATTGCTCTTTCTTGCCCGCGGCCCTCTTTCGAGCGGGGCGTCGGCCGAGGTCTTGACCGTATATTTCGCCAGGGGTCTCCGGTTCAGAGGTATAGAGGGGAGGGACGAGACTGAAGATATAGAGGTGCTGAAAATTCCGATTGACGAAATGTTCGGACAGTTGTCCCTTCTCGAGGCCGAGGGGAACTTCATCGATCTCAAGGTATTCGGGCTCATAGAACTGGCAAGGCGAAGAGGTGTATTAACGGAAAAAGGATAGAGACCAATTGGGCATTGT encodes:
- a CDS encoding NUDIX hydrolase, encoding MKKYEIIDKEAVWEGKYLRFLEITYGDSEGTVRKWESVDRVNCDGVVAILPVTDSEEVVFVRQFRPAVSNYVIEFPAGLNDREEKLEDAARRELLEETGYEAGELLFLARGPLSSGASAEVLTVYFARGLRFRGIEGRDETEDIEVLKIPIDEMFGQLSLLEAEGNFIDLKVFGLIELARRRGVLTEKG